In one Desulfofalx alkaliphila DSM 12257 genomic region, the following are encoded:
- a CDS encoding MT-A70 family methyltransferase produces the protein MPLPQKKYQIIYADPPWEYKQSGSKTNSRGMAKQHYSTMSTEDICNLPVREICTDNAICFMWATFPNIGEALKVMKAWGFEYKTAAFVWIKKNKKSWTNFWGMGAYTRANAEVCLLGISKKTKAKQMVKRHDIHQIIESPVEHHSKKPDIVRDKIVQLLGDLPRIELFARQQVTGWDSWGDEIP, from the coding sequence ATACCTTTGCCGCAAAAAAAATATCAAATAATTTATGCAGACCCGCCTTGGGAATATAAACAAAGTGGAAGTAAAACAAATTCAAGAGGAATGGCTAAACAACATTACTCTACGATGTCAACAGAAGATATATGTAATTTGCCAGTAAGAGAAATTTGCACAGATAATGCTATATGTTTTATGTGGGCAACATTCCCGAATATAGGCGAGGCTTTAAAGGTTATGAAAGCATGGGGTTTTGAATATAAAACGGCAGCATTTGTATGGATAAAAAAGAATAAAAAATCATGGACAAATTTTTGGGGTATGGGTGCATATACAAGAGCAAATGCGGAAGTTTGTTTGTTAGGCATAAGCAAAAAAACAAAAGCAAAACAAATGGTAAAAAGACATGACATACACCAAATAATTGAATCCCCTGTTGAACATCATTCTAAAAAACCTGACATTGTAAGAGATAAAATTGTTCAATTGCTCGGAGATTTACCAAGAATTGAATTATTTGCAAGACAACAAGTGACAGGATGGGATAGCTGGGGTGATGAAATTCCATAA